The following are from one region of the Bacteroidota bacterium genome:
- the nuoK gene encoding NADH-quinone oxidoreductase subunit NuoK, with the protein MLQIGLTHYLVLSAILFSLGILGVVTRRNAILVLMGIELILNAANINFIAFSRYGTFNLDGQMAAIFVIVLAAAEAAIVLAIVLNIYKTFHTVNVDEINKLKE; encoded by the coding sequence ATGTTACAAATAGGATTAACGCATTATTTAGTTTTGAGCGCCATTTTATTTTCACTTGGAATTTTGGGTGTTGTAACTCGCCGTAATGCCATTTTAGTATTGATGGGCATCGAATTAATTCTTAATGCAGCAAATATAAATTTTATCGCATTCTCTCGTTACGGCACTTTTAATTTAGACGGTCAAATGGCTGCCATCTTTGTAATAGTCCTCGCAGCAGCCGAAGCTGCAATTGTTTTAGCAATCGTTTTAAACATATATAAAACTTTCCACACTGTGAACGTTGATGAAATTAATAAGTTGAAAGAATAG